One part of the Bdellovibrionota bacterium genome encodes these proteins:
- a CDS encoding cytochrome c, producing the protein MKLRTKIGLAVLILMVLGGSAAFVHIVVYGFSAKDQPTKIEKFMARQFRRWAVPRAAREMKNPVPATPEVVKSGMAHFADHCASCHANDGGGGTEMGRNMYPKAPDMRKSPTQSLSDGELFYTIKNGIRLTGMPAWGDDTPESDVQSWHLVHFIRHLPNLSQEETEEMENLNPKSFEEFKENEEILKFLGEGKKAPETRKHQH; encoded by the coding sequence ATGAAACTCCGGACGAAAATAGGGTTGGCCGTTCTTATTTTGATGGTCTTGGGTGGTTCGGCGGCCTTCGTGCACATCGTAGTTTACGGGTTCAGCGCGAAAGATCAGCCGACAAAGATCGAGAAATTCATGGCCAGACAGTTTCGCCGTTGGGCCGTGCCGCGCGCAGCAAGAGAGATGAAAAATCCGGTCCCCGCGACACCCGAAGTCGTAAAGTCCGGAATGGCTCACTTCGCGGATCACTGCGCCTCGTGTCATGCCAACGATGGAGGTGGTGGGACCGAGATGGGACGAAATATGTATCCCAAGGCGCCGGACATGCGAAAGTCTCCCACTCAGTCCCTTTCGGACGGCGAACTGTTCTACACGATCAAGAATGGAATTCGCCTGACCGGAATGCCGGCGTGGGGAGACGACACTCCCGAATCGGACGTCCAATCGTGGCATCTCGTTCATTTCATCCGGCATCTCCCGAATCTTTCTCAGGAAGAGACGGAGGAGATGGAAAACCTGAATCCAAAAAGCTTTGAGGAGTTCAAAGAGAACGAAGAGATCTTAAAATTTTTGGGAGAGGGAAAGAAGGCTCCCGAAACACGCAAACATCAACATTGA
- a CDS encoding bifunctional alpha,alpha-trehalose-phosphate synthase (UDP-forming)/trehalose-phosphatase yields the protein MDPKLIIVSNRLPIHLEKRESDWMSSPSSGGLVSALDPLKQEMKFLWIGWAGAAVPENEQPSVREMFNRSSAYQPVFLSNEEVEKFYNGFSNSVLWPLFHYFPERVDFSLPFWDEYKKGNEKFAAVVLDACKDDTLVWVHDYHLLLLPKLLREARPKLRIGFFLHIPFPSSELYRLLPVRRELLEGVLGSDLIGFQTHDYARYFAVTCSRILGLEIHPTELRYGDRKILYGTYPIGIDPKIFGKEIDRKRESPLRTELNERYSSVKLVLGVDRSDYSKGLPHKLRGFERFLELHPEWKGKVVLLQVAVPSRTDVREYQRQKDELDQLVGRINGRFGAPGYTPIQYFVRDFSFEELCALYERADVLLVTSIRDGMNLVCLEYSVCQRKRHGVLVLSEFAGAARSLSGALLINPWETQGVANAIHQALAMEEPERAKRAAENYQYAKTFSAKGWATRFLGDLRTKVISIISETEDLRAHFLNLKIDYVRAAKRFILLDYDGTLVPFAMDPKDAKPPKELLAILGRLSGNPKNLVYVISGRTTEDLDKWFGQSQTGLAAEHGMFLRKMGSGEWKTLTSLVTEWKEQVAKILKDHADRIPGSFVEEKKTGLAWHYRAVNEKFGEWQALELKIHLEETLTNLPVTVMQANKVVEVRPVGINKGLLIRHIWEEVDTTSSFVLAMGDDQSDEEMFEALPPTTWTCRVGVAPTRARFNLRRSDEVLEILNELSQLT from the coding sequence ATGGACCCCAAACTCATCATCGTATCGAACCGGCTTCCGATCCATTTGGAGAAACGCGAATCCGATTGGATGTCTTCGCCGAGCTCGGGCGGACTTGTTTCGGCCTTGGACCCTTTGAAGCAAGAGATGAAGTTCCTTTGGATCGGTTGGGCCGGAGCCGCCGTTCCGGAAAACGAACAGCCGTCGGTGAGAGAAATGTTCAATCGTTCCTCCGCTTACCAGCCGGTTTTTCTTTCCAACGAAGAAGTGGAAAAGTTTTATAATGGATTTTCAAATTCGGTCCTCTGGCCTCTCTTCCACTATTTTCCGGAGCGAGTCGATTTCTCTCTCCCTTTCTGGGATGAATACAAGAAAGGAAACGAGAAGTTCGCCGCGGTCGTCCTCGACGCATGCAAGGACGACACCTTGGTGTGGGTTCACGACTATCACCTCCTATTGCTTCCCAAGCTTCTTCGCGAAGCGCGCCCAAAGTTGCGAATCGGCTTTTTTCTTCATATTCCTTTTCCTTCGTCCGAACTCTATCGCCTGCTTCCGGTGAGGCGGGAGCTTCTGGAAGGGGTTTTGGGAAGCGACCTGATTGGTTTTCAAACCCACGACTACGCTCGTTACTTCGCCGTCACATGTTCGCGGATTTTAGGACTGGAAATCCATCCGACGGAACTGCGCTACGGAGACCGAAAAATTCTTTACGGAACTTATCCCATCGGCATTGATCCGAAGATCTTCGGCAAGGAAATCGATCGAAAAAGGGAGAGCCCCTTGCGCACGGAACTCAACGAACGATATTCCAGCGTGAAATTGGTGCTGGGCGTGGACCGGTCGGACTACAGCAAGGGGCTACCCCACAAACTGAGAGGATTTGAACGATTTCTGGAATTACATCCGGAATGGAAGGGAAAGGTCGTATTACTCCAAGTGGCTGTTCCGTCGCGCACGGACGTTCGCGAGTACCAACGCCAGAAGGATGAACTCGATCAATTGGTCGGCCGAATCAACGGCAGGTTCGGCGCACCGGGATATACGCCGATCCAGTACTTTGTCCGCGATTTCTCTTTCGAGGAACTCTGCGCACTGTATGAACGAGCCGACGTTTTGCTCGTAACTTCGATTCGGGACGGTATGAATTTGGTATGTCTCGAATACTCTGTATGTCAGAGGAAGCGTCACGGTGTTCTAGTCCTAAGCGAGTTTGCGGGTGCCGCACGTTCCCTGTCGGGCGCGCTGCTCATTAATCCTTGGGAGACGCAAGGTGTGGCCAACGCGATTCATCAGGCACTCGCCATGGAGGAGCCGGAGCGGGCGAAACGGGCGGCCGAAAATTACCAGTACGCAAAAACGTTTAGTGCCAAGGGATGGGCGACACGATTCCTCGGTGATCTGCGGACTAAGGTCATTTCGATCATCTCTGAAACCGAGGATCTACGGGCGCACTTTCTCAATTTGAAGATCGATTACGTACGGGCGGCGAAACGGTTCATTCTTCTCGACTACGATGGAACGCTGGTCCCATTCGCCATGGACCCCAAGGATGCCAAGCCGCCCAAAGAGCTTCTCGCCATTCTCGGCCGTCTGTCGGGGAATCCCAAGAATCTGGTTTATGTCATCAGTGGCCGAACCACCGAGGACCTCGACAAATGGTTTGGCCAATCCCAAACCGGTCTGGCCGCGGAACATGGAATGTTTTTGAGGAAGATGGGATCCGGCGAGTGGAAAACGCTCACTTCCCTCGTAACCGAATGGAAGGAACAGGTCGCAAAAATCTTAAAAGACCACGCGGACCGCATCCCGGGCTCATTTGTGGAGGAAAAGAAAACGGGTTTGGCCTGGCATTACCGGGCCGTGAACGAAAAATTCGGCGAATGGCAGGCCTTGGAACTTAAGATTCATTTGGAAGAGACATTAACCAATCTTCCGGTGACCGTAATGCAGGCCAATAAAGTGGTCGAGGTTCGGCCGGTGGGCATCAACAAGGGTTTGCTCATTCGCCACATCTGGGAAGAGGTGGACACCACGTCTTCTTTCGTCCTCGCGATGGGAGATGATCAATCGGATGAGGAGATGTTCGAGGCCTTACCCCCAACCACGTGGACTTGCCGTGTCGGCGTTGCTCCAACCCGCGCCCGTTTTAATTTGAGACGTTCGGACGAGGTGCTCGAGATCTTGAATGAACTTTCTCAACTCACGTAA
- a CDS encoding Trp family transcriptional regulator: MKSYVKQLRRIFTCPKSPEEMEDFIEDFMSPSEVRQFVERWLIAELLLRGQSQRKVKQNLGVSISKVSRCANVVNYGNGAFRRTFLRLHPKTTPTT, translated from the coding sequence TTGAAATCGTATGTAAAACAACTGAGAAGGATCTTCACCTGTCCGAAATCACCGGAGGAAATGGAGGACTTTATCGAAGATTTTATGTCCCCTTCGGAGGTCCGGCAGTTCGTGGAACGATGGCTTATCGCAGAGCTGCTTCTGAGAGGCCAGAGCCAGAGGAAGGTAAAGCAGAATCTGGGGGTCAGCATCTCTAAGGTTTCCCGGTGCGCCAACGTCGTCAATTATGGAAACGGCGCGTTCCGGCGGACGTTTCTTCGCCTCCACCCTAAAACGACTCCAACAACATAA
- a CDS encoding iron-sulfur cluster assembly protein — translation MITFTEKARAKVTAFMAANNKPGAALRIIAHPSGAGFTYNFSLEDYDAEKPNDALIRDGGFVTRIDPESAKCLNGATVDWKEEAGKTGFSVLNPNSPIPPSTPEELKANILDAIKTVFDPEIPMVNIYDLGLIYDVVIGSDNQVTVRMTLTAPNCPAAEQLPSEVQMKTKAVPGVKEAKIDLVFDPPWTPEKMSESARLALGF, via the coding sequence ATGATCACATTCACGGAAAAAGCGAGAGCCAAAGTCACGGCGTTCATGGCCGCGAACAACAAACCGGGTGCGGCGTTGAGGATTATTGCCCACCCCAGTGGGGCTGGTTTTACGTACAATTTCTCGTTGGAAGATTACGATGCCGAGAAACCCAACGATGCCCTGATTCGGGATGGGGGATTCGTCACCCGCATCGATCCGGAGAGTGCGAAATGCCTGAACGGGGCCACGGTCGATTGGAAAGAAGAGGCGGGGAAGACCGGATTTTCCGTTCTCAATCCGAACAGTCCGATTCCTCCGAGCACGCCCGAAGAACTGAAGGCGAATATTTTGGACGCCATCAAAACGGTTTTCGATCCTGAAATCCCCATGGTCAATATTTACGACCTCGGCCTGATTTACGACGTCGTTATCGGTTCGGACAATCAAGTGACCGTGCGGATGACACTGACGGCGCCGAATTGCCCCGCCGCGGAACAGCTGCCTTCAGAAGTGCAGATGAAAACCAAGGCGGTACCCGGGGTCAAAGAGGCCAAGATCGATCTCGTGTTCGACCCCCCCTGGACGCCGGAGAAAATGTCCGAGTCCGCGCGCCTCGCTCTAGGATTCTAA
- a CDS encoding EamA family transporter, whose product MMNRGPFLALLSAALFGISPVLIKIMIGEVPPLLMAGLLYIGSGIGLLGLGFALRKPILAPLKNLNPRQQKRLIGAIISGGIVAPVCLTMGISYGSAFEVSALLNLETVATTFIAWLVFHEHVGRRVWIGKALVVAGAVIVSVQFSSSRVSLAALWILSACLFWGIDNNLTRDIEDLPPIVLAGVKGLGAGIFNTTLGWMFGGTAALGWRLAGVLGIGAVSFGLSLVLFVQALRIIGSARTSTYFASGPFMGMVLSVLLLGDHPATYQWMASLLMAAGVWALYRERHEHGHTHESAGHSHRHVRDEHHQHEHDGTEGPEPHEHFHVHQPLTHSHPHLPDIHHRHRH is encoded by the coding sequence ATGATGAATCGTGGCCCGTTCCTAGCGCTTCTTTCCGCGGCGCTTTTTGGAATTTCGCCGGTCCTAATCAAAATAATGATCGGCGAAGTACCTCCGCTCCTGATGGCGGGCCTCCTCTACATCGGATCGGGCATTGGATTGCTGGGACTCGGATTCGCTTTGCGAAAACCCATACTGGCTCCACTGAAAAATCTCAACCCACGACAGCAGAAGCGGTTGATCGGAGCCATTATTTCGGGAGGTATCGTAGCTCCCGTATGTCTCACGATGGGGATCTCCTACGGTTCTGCTTTTGAAGTGTCCGCACTGTTGAACCTTGAAACCGTCGCCACCACATTCATAGCGTGGCTCGTATTTCATGAACATGTCGGTCGGCGAGTCTGGATTGGAAAAGCTCTGGTTGTGGCGGGAGCCGTGATCGTCAGTGTTCAATTCAGCTCCTCACGGGTTTCCCTCGCGGCTCTTTGGATTTTGAGCGCCTGCCTGTTCTGGGGGATCGACAACAATCTCACGCGAGATATTGAAGATCTTCCACCGATTGTGCTTGCCGGCGTCAAAGGTTTGGGCGCCGGAATATTCAACACGACACTCGGATGGATGTTCGGTGGAACTGCAGCCTTAGGCTGGCGCCTGGCGGGAGTCCTGGGAATTGGAGCCGTAAGTTTTGGCCTGAGTCTCGTGCTTTTTGTGCAAGCTCTGAGGATCATCGGCTCAGCGCGTACAAGTACCTACTTTGCGAGCGGCCCTTTCATGGGAATGGTTCTTTCCGTTCTCCTTCTGGGAGATCATCCGGCGACGTATCAATGGATGGCCTCCCTTTTGATGGCTGCGGGTGTCTGGGCACTTTATCGAGAACGCCACGAACATGGGCACACGCACGAATCCGCGGGTCACAGTCATCGCCATGTTCGTGATGAACATCATCAACATGAGCATGATGGAACGGAAGGACCCGAGCCGCATGAACACTTTCATGTTCATCAGCCGCTGACTCATTCCCATCCCCATCTACCCGACATCCACCATCGCCATCGTCATTAG
- a CDS encoding lysine exporter LysO family protein, whose translation MLEVLLSLLGGVLHGAILAAFRCEKSLRRFDRLLLPSLFIFLFFIGYSVGCDAKVIAKFGALGFNATILALSGILGSLATAPLAKRIVLSNKRLSHMISERRISRKTEAPFAGLRSSASIMISFIVGLALGARIPFGASSCTISALTVWSLYLLMWVAGVTTGGDRNAMRTLKTTHPLTLVVPLLIMVGTLAGTGIVAHVLPNVSPSQAMGVGAGMGYYSLSCALITNKVGPMLGVTALLVNLIREVVTIGFAPIIVRFFGPFGLLAVGATTTATSSLASVSICAGRIYVFLAVINGLVLTVAVPFLITMILQVGG comes from the coding sequence ATGCTCGAGGTCCTTCTCTCTCTCCTCGGAGGGGTCCTTCACGGAGCAATTCTGGCTGCGTTCCGCTGCGAGAAATCGCTTCGCCGGTTCGACCGGCTTCTTCTGCCGAGCCTCTTCATCTTCCTTTTTTTTATCGGGTACTCCGTCGGTTGTGATGCGAAGGTGATCGCCAAATTTGGAGCGCTCGGATTTAACGCCACGATCCTCGCCCTCAGCGGAATCTTGGGAAGCCTTGCCACCGCTCCCTTGGCCAAGCGAATCGTTCTCAGCAACAAACGCCTCTCTCACATGATTTCCGAACGGAGGATCTCACGGAAAACGGAGGCTCCTTTCGCCGGTCTCCGGTCCTCGGCATCGATCATGATTTCTTTCATCGTCGGTCTCGCACTGGGCGCCAGGATTCCCTTCGGCGCGAGTTCATGCACGATCAGCGCCCTCACCGTATGGTCTCTTTATCTTCTGATGTGGGTGGCGGGCGTCACCACCGGAGGCGATCGGAACGCGATGAGAACGCTGAAAACCACGCATCCACTCACCCTCGTCGTTCCTCTTTTGATCATGGTAGGGACCCTGGCCGGTACGGGAATCGTCGCGCATGTCCTCCCTAATGTCTCCCCAAGCCAGGCCATGGGCGTGGGCGCGGGAATGGGCTACTACAGCCTTTCCTGCGCCCTCATCACGAACAAGGTCGGTCCCATGTTGGGAGTCACGGCCTTGTTGGTGAATCTCATACGGGAAGTGGTGACGATCGGCTTCGCTCCGATCATCGTTCGTTTTTTCGGCCCCTTTGGTTTGCTGGCCGTCGGGGCTACGACTACCGCCACGTCTTCCCTGGCCTCGGTCAGTATTTGCGCAGGACGAATCTATGTTTTTCTAGCCGTAATAAACGGGCTCGTTCTGACCGTGGCTGTTCCGTTCCTCATTACGATGATCCTTCAGGTGGGCGGATAA
- a CDS encoding DUF167 domain-containing protein: protein MTSQIREADGGVYIPVRVQPRAKREEIAGMKNGILQVRLNTRPVQGAANRRLIEILADRFHVPKTFIRIVAGAKNKNKTLFVPGMTSQALMPEFKAAVTGP from the coding sequence GTGACATCGCAGATCCGAGAGGCGGACGGTGGAGTCTATATTCCCGTTCGTGTGCAGCCAAGAGCCAAGCGGGAGGAGATTGCGGGGATGAAAAACGGAATCCTCCAGGTTCGTCTGAACACGCGTCCCGTCCAGGGAGCCGCGAACAGGAGATTGATTGAAATTCTGGCCGATCGATTTCACGTTCCGAAGACGTTCATTCGAATTGTCGCAGGCGCGAAAAATAAAAACAAAACACTCTTCGTTCCCGGCATGACGTCCCAAGCCCTCATGCCGGAGTTCAAGGCCGCTGTCACGGGTCCTTAG
- a CDS encoding OPT family oligopeptide transporter — MTSKGSSPSPQDNRSKKPPDLREFTPRSVIVGILVAVLMGTSYPYVVLKLGFGPNISVVSAFFGFLALGFVFKDYNRWENNIVQTAGTSAGQLAFMCVLLAAFDMLRASKTVHFDMELTWLQSFLWLMTAGLLGVFLSVPMRRHFVVDENLPYPDGTAAGTTLIVLDQRGSTAKRTTQAMLFGLAASAFLMLMTEDAYVLNWFPSVLPLGTVLMQTMGVGVNWSLLSVGSGMLVGLRIDVSMLIGGTLSWVIAPYLLSRYGLLPEVKRNNVLFWVMWPATGMLVAGGITALFLRWNILVRTFKNLSSPTVAGHEFPLRWVWTGATLSAIALVIVQKVFLGLEVWATVVAILLSVPLMLVCLRVLGETNWAPISALSNMMQGIFGVLAPGHIQANMLASGTTGTIAAGSEALMQDYKAGELIGSTPRYLTYMQIIGTPIGAAAVSFIYPILRNTYGIVGEHAGLTSPISRKWAGFAEILSRGFEALPPGSLVALAIGIGLGILLPILEGRFDKNWVPSPTGLGIGMLVPFSVIFMMFVGGFLDILWKKAAPKAHGVLSTPLASGLIAGEAIVAVVVPLLVLLGIVHAS, encoded by the coding sequence ATGACATCGAAAGGGTCTTCTCCGTCTCCACAAGACAACAGGTCCAAAAAACCTCCGGATCTTCGGGAATTCACGCCTCGTTCGGTGATCGTCGGAATTCTGGTGGCGGTCCTCATGGGAACATCCTATCCCTACGTCGTCTTGAAGCTCGGTTTTGGGCCGAATATTTCCGTCGTTTCGGCGTTTTTTGGGTTCTTGGCGCTTGGGTTTGTCTTCAAAGATTACAACCGCTGGGAGAACAATATCGTTCAAACGGCTGGCACTTCCGCGGGACAACTGGCGTTCATGTGCGTCCTTCTCGCTGCATTCGACATGTTGCGCGCCAGCAAAACAGTGCATTTCGATATGGAATTGACGTGGCTTCAGTCGTTCCTCTGGCTCATGACCGCCGGCCTGCTGGGTGTGTTTTTATCCGTCCCGATGCGGCGCCATTTTGTCGTGGACGAAAATCTTCCCTATCCGGACGGCACGGCTGCCGGCACGACGCTCATCGTCTTGGACCAACGCGGGTCCACGGCCAAGCGAACCACGCAAGCGATGTTGTTCGGTTTGGCGGCTTCCGCCTTCCTCATGTTGATGACGGAGGACGCGTATGTATTGAATTGGTTCCCGTCCGTTCTTCCCCTCGGGACCGTCCTGATGCAGACGATGGGGGTCGGTGTGAATTGGAGCTTACTATCCGTCGGTTCCGGAATGCTGGTGGGACTTCGAATTGACGTCAGCATGTTGATTGGAGGCACGCTTTCATGGGTGATCGCACCCTATCTCCTTTCCCGCTATGGATTGCTGCCGGAGGTCAAGCGAAACAACGTTCTTTTTTGGGTCATGTGGCCCGCAACGGGGATGTTGGTCGCGGGCGGAATTACGGCGCTCTTTTTGCGTTGGAACATTCTGGTTCGTACGTTCAAGAATCTTTCGTCTCCGACGGTCGCAGGGCACGAATTCCCCCTGCGCTGGGTTTGGACCGGTGCAACCCTCTCGGCCATTGCCTTGGTGATCGTGCAAAAGGTTTTTCTCGGCCTCGAGGTGTGGGCAACGGTGGTTGCCATACTTCTTTCGGTCCCGCTCATGCTTGTTTGTCTTCGAGTGCTCGGCGAAACGAACTGGGCGCCCATCAGCGCGCTCTCGAACATGATGCAGGGGATCTTCGGCGTTCTTGCACCGGGGCACATCCAGGCCAATATGCTCGCCAGCGGAACCACGGGAACGATCGCCGCCGGATCCGAGGCTTTGATGCAGGACTATAAAGCCGGCGAACTGATCGGTTCGACCCCCAGATACTTGACGTACATGCAGATCATCGGCACGCCGATCGGCGCCGCCGCCGTTTCCTTCATATATCCGATTCTCCGAAACACGTACGGGATCGTCGGAGAACATGCCGGCCTCACCTCGCCGATTTCCCGAAAGTGGGCCGGCTTTGCGGAAATCCTCTCGCGAGGTTTTGAGGCGCTGCCGCCCGGCTCGCTCGTCGCCTTGGCGATCGGGATCGGTTTGGGAATCCTTCTGCCGATTCTCGAAGGCCGTTTCGACAAGAATTGGGTTCCGTCGCCCACAGGCCTCGGAATCGGAATGTTGGTCCCATTTTCCGTCATTTTCATGATGTTCGTCGGCGGATTTCTGGATATCCTATGGAAAAAAGCCGCGCCAAAAGCGCACGGGGTGTTATCCACACCGCTTGCATCTGGTTTGATCGCAGGGGAAGCCATTGTCGCCGTGGTAGTTCCACTACTGGTGCTTTTGGGGATCGTCCATGCGTCATAG